In Cololabis saira isolate AMF1-May2022 chromosome 4, fColSai1.1, whole genome shotgun sequence, one DNA window encodes the following:
- the c18h3orf33 gene encoding protein C3orf33 homolog isoform X3, whose protein sequence is MPAESSRETETDEKNLSTGLAVAGVIVTARSIRLITKFRRASEIPSRFIERNVSLRGKVHSITEKGIEVEHVPIFLPVLSPILSKHKDVSISPMLVHLAGVELTPEGKMWLQNNVTPPQTVWLKLISREDDSLYCLVSKSRQRSLWSCCVNEEVLRLGLARTAPIAGVRTDSRLYWRLHKRLHRAEVKAEKKGRGLWKEESLWERASKAAGNNAVVRMMRRIFKST, encoded by the exons ATGCCGGCGGAGTCTTCTAGAGAAACAGAAACCGATGAGAAA AACTTGAGCACTGGCTTGGCTGTTGCTGGAGTGATTGTAACAGCAAGGAGCATCAGATTG ATCACAAAATTTCGAAGAGCGAGTGAGATCCCTTCTCGGTTCATAGAGAGGAACGTCAGCCTTCGTGGGAAAGTTCATTCCATCACAGAGAAAGGAATTGAAGTAGAGCATGTGCCAATTTTCCTGCCAGTCCTCTCACCGATACTGTCAAAGCACAAGG ATGTGTCCATTTCGCCAATGCTGGTGCATCTTGCGGGAGTGGAGTTGACACCAGAGGGAAAGATGTGGCTCCAGAACAACGTGACTCCTCCCCAAACAGTGTGGCTAAAACTTATCAGTCGAGAGGACGACAGCTTGTACTGTTTGGTATCCAAATCCAGG CAGAGGTCACTGTGGAGCTGCTGCGTGAACGAGGAGGTCCTCAGGCTGGGCTTGGCTCGGACTGCACCCATTGCAGGGGTCCGGACCGACTCTCGCCTCTACTGGCGCCTACACAAACGACTCCACAGGGCAGAGGTGAAAGCTGAGAAGAAGGGCCGGGGTCTTTGGAAGGAGGAGAGCCTGTGGGAGAGGGCTTCCAAGGCTGCCGGGAACAATGCTGTAGTCAGAATGATGAGGAGGATCTTTAAAAGTACTTGA
- the c18h3orf33 gene encoding protein C3orf33 homolog isoform X2: protein MRRENVNNMPAESSRETETDEKVLDRQQRNNGNQSFHNILAAISQFVDDNLSLVRNLSTGLAVAGVIVTARSIRLITKFRRASEIPSRFIERNVSLRGKVHSITEKGIEVEHVPIFLPVLSPILSKHKDVSISPMLVHLAGVELTPEGKMWLQNNVTPPQTVWLKLISREDDSLYCLVSKSRRSLWSCCVNEEVLRLGLARTAPIAGVRTDSRLYWRLHKRLHRAEVKAEKKGRGLWKEESLWERASKAAGNNAVVRMMRRIFKST from the exons ATGCGTCGAGAAAATGTCAACAACATGCCGGCGGAGTCTTCTAGAGAAACAGAAACCGATGAGAAAGTATTGGACAGACAACAAAGAAACAATGGAAACCAGTCATTTCATAACATCCTGGCTGCAATATCACAGTTCGTAGATGATAATCTGTCACTTGTACGG AACTTGAGCACTGGCTTGGCTGTTGCTGGAGTGATTGTAACAGCAAGGAGCATCAGATTG ATCACAAAATTTCGAAGAGCGAGTGAGATCCCTTCTCGGTTCATAGAGAGGAACGTCAGCCTTCGTGGGAAAGTTCATTCCATCACAGAGAAAGGAATTGAAGTAGAGCATGTGCCAATTTTCCTGCCAGTCCTCTCACCGATACTGTCAAAGCACAAGG ATGTGTCCATTTCGCCAATGCTGGTGCATCTTGCGGGAGTGGAGTTGACACCAGAGGGAAAGATGTGGCTCCAGAACAACGTGACTCCTCCCCAAACAGTGTGGCTAAAACTTATCAGTCGAGAGGACGACAGCTTGTACTGTTTGGTATCCAAATCCAGG AGGTCACTGTGGAGCTGCTGCGTGAACGAGGAGGTCCTCAGGCTGGGCTTGGCTCGGACTGCACCCATTGCAGGGGTCCGGACCGACTCTCGCCTCTACTGGCGCCTACACAAACGACTCCACAGGGCAGAGGTGAAAGCTGAGAAGAAGGGCCGGGGTCTTTGGAAGGAGGAGAGCCTGTGGGAGAGGGCTTCCAAGGCTGCCGGGAACAATGCTGTAGTCAGAATGATGAGGAGGATCTTTAAAAGTACTTGA
- the c18h3orf33 gene encoding protein C3orf33 homolog isoform X1, which translates to MRRENVNNMPAESSRETETDEKVLDRQQRNNGNQSFHNILAAISQFVDDNLSLVRNLSTGLAVAGVIVTARSIRLITKFRRASEIPSRFIERNVSLRGKVHSITEKGIEVEHVPIFLPVLSPILSKHKDVSISPMLVHLAGVELTPEGKMWLQNNVTPPQTVWLKLISREDDSLYCLVSKSRQRSLWSCCVNEEVLRLGLARTAPIAGVRTDSRLYWRLHKRLHRAEVKAEKKGRGLWKEESLWERASKAAGNNAVVRMMRRIFKST; encoded by the exons ATGCGTCGAGAAAATGTCAACAACATGCCGGCGGAGTCTTCTAGAGAAACAGAAACCGATGAGAAAGTATTGGACAGACAACAAAGAAACAATGGAAACCAGTCATTTCATAACATCCTGGCTGCAATATCACAGTTCGTAGATGATAATCTGTCACTTGTACGG AACTTGAGCACTGGCTTGGCTGTTGCTGGAGTGATTGTAACAGCAAGGAGCATCAGATTG ATCACAAAATTTCGAAGAGCGAGTGAGATCCCTTCTCGGTTCATAGAGAGGAACGTCAGCCTTCGTGGGAAAGTTCATTCCATCACAGAGAAAGGAATTGAAGTAGAGCATGTGCCAATTTTCCTGCCAGTCCTCTCACCGATACTGTCAAAGCACAAGG ATGTGTCCATTTCGCCAATGCTGGTGCATCTTGCGGGAGTGGAGTTGACACCAGAGGGAAAGATGTGGCTCCAGAACAACGTGACTCCTCCCCAAACAGTGTGGCTAAAACTTATCAGTCGAGAGGACGACAGCTTGTACTGTTTGGTATCCAAATCCAGG CAGAGGTCACTGTGGAGCTGCTGCGTGAACGAGGAGGTCCTCAGGCTGGGCTTGGCTCGGACTGCACCCATTGCAGGGGTCCGGACCGACTCTCGCCTCTACTGGCGCCTACACAAACGACTCCACAGGGCAGAGGTGAAAGCTGAGAAGAAGGGCCGGGGTCTTTGGAAGGAGGAGAGCCTGTGGGAGAGGGCTTCCAAGGCTGCCGGGAACAATGCTGTAGTCAGAATGATGAGGAGGATCTTTAAAAGTACTTGA